A genomic region of Pseudomonas sp. MPC6 contains the following coding sequences:
- a CDS encoding sugar diacid recognition domain-containing protein, translating to MFELDHDLAQDIVDRAMAILPYNVNVMDSQGLILGSGEAERVNTRHEGAQLVLANARVVEIDAQTAMHLKGVQPGINLPLLLDQRLIGVLGITGDPEQLRTYAELVRMTAEMLVAQRNQQADQQWRRQRCDDLLALLLSEAGDSPRLIDEAQQLGLKPQMNRVPYLFELGVEQGPGQTVEALGAWLTSRYPDSWCISSAKSSLLWCRPASQTVENQRLLEKLDGLGWSILRIAVGGQGDGLSGLRRCNRQVSDLLAYGRDVVPRTRVLTLNRYRLPVMLWRHRNDDALDELLKPLRQVIAKDGNGQLLATLRSWCDHDGQSQACADALGIHRNSLRYRMERIAELSGVDPLRLDGMLALYLGVQLLPDTDAKP from the coding sequence ATGTTTGAACTCGATCACGATCTGGCCCAGGACATCGTCGACCGGGCGATGGCCATCCTCCCGTACAACGTCAACGTCATGGACAGCCAGGGACTGATTCTCGGCAGCGGCGAAGCGGAGCGGGTCAACACTCGCCATGAAGGCGCGCAATTGGTACTGGCCAATGCTCGAGTAGTGGAGATCGACGCCCAGACAGCGATGCACCTCAAGGGCGTGCAGCCGGGCATCAACCTGCCGCTGTTGCTCGACCAGCGCCTGATTGGCGTGCTCGGTATCACCGGCGACCCCGAGCAACTGCGGACCTATGCCGAACTGGTGCGCATGACCGCCGAGATGCTGGTGGCCCAGCGCAATCAACAAGCCGACCAGCAATGGCGACGCCAGCGTTGCGATGACCTGCTGGCGTTGCTGCTCAGCGAGGCCGGGGATTCGCCGCGACTGATCGACGAAGCACAGCAACTGGGGCTCAAGCCACAGATGAACCGGGTACCCTATCTGTTCGAGTTGGGTGTGGAACAGGGGCCGGGGCAAACCGTCGAAGCGCTCGGCGCCTGGCTCACCTCGCGCTACCCGGACAGTTGGTGCATAAGCTCGGCCAAGTCTTCGTTGCTGTGGTGCCGACCGGCCAGCCAGACAGTCGAGAACCAGCGGCTGCTGGAAAAGCTCGACGGCCTCGGCTGGAGCATCCTGCGCATTGCCGTGGGCGGGCAGGGCGATGGGTTGTCGGGTTTACGTCGTTGCAATCGGCAGGTCTCAGACTTGCTGGCCTACGGGCGCGATGTAGTGCCCCGCACCCGTGTGCTGACGTTGAACCGCTATCGACTGCCGGTGATGCTCTGGCGCCATCGCAACGACGACGCACTGGACGAGTTGCTCAAACCGTTGCGCCAAGTCATCGCCAAGGACGGTAACGGCCAACTGCTGGCAACCTTGCGCAGCTGGTGCGACCACGACGGCCAGAGCCAGGCCTGTGCCGATGCACTGGGCATCCACCGCAACAGCCTGCGCTACCGAATGGAACGCATCGCCGAACTCAGCGGCGTCGATCCCTTGCGCCTGGACGGCATGCTGGCACTTTATCTGGGCGTTCAGCTATTGCCCGACACCGACGCAAAACCCTAA
- a CDS encoding aldo/keto reductase, with product MSYRTLGHSGLQVSTLTLGTMMFGEQTSTEDSLRIIDKAWDQGINFIDTADVYTNGRSEEIVGEAIASRRQEWVLATKVGFGPVDGVPNRSGLNRKHIFNGIDASLTRLGTDYLDIYYLHREDHNTPLEVTVSAIGDLIRQGKIRYWGVSNYRGWRIAEVIRVADKLGVDRPVISQPLYNIVNRQAETEQITAAHTYGLGVVPYSPLARGVLSGKYAPDVQPDANSRAGRADKRILETEWRVESLRIAQQIQAYTQSREVGIVEFAIAWVLNNSAVTSAIVGPRTEEQWDAYTKAQAVKITAEDEAFIDSLVTPGHASTPGFNDVSHFVSGRKLLPL from the coding sequence ATGAGCTACCGCACGCTGGGTCATTCGGGCCTGCAGGTGTCGACCCTGACCCTGGGCACCATGATGTTCGGCGAACAGACCAGCACCGAGGATTCCCTGCGGATCATCGACAAGGCCTGGGACCAGGGCATCAACTTCATCGACACCGCCGACGTCTACACCAACGGCCGCTCCGAAGAAATCGTCGGCGAAGCCATCGCCAGTCGCCGTCAGGAATGGGTGCTCGCGACCAAGGTCGGGTTCGGCCCGGTGGACGGCGTGCCGAACCGCAGCGGCCTGAACCGCAAACATATTTTCAACGGCATCGACGCCAGCCTGACGCGCCTGGGCACCGACTATCTGGACATTTATTACCTGCACCGCGAGGACCACAACACGCCGCTGGAGGTCACGGTGTCGGCCATCGGCGACCTGATTCGCCAGGGCAAGATCCGCTATTGGGGTGTGTCGAACTACCGTGGCTGGCGCATTGCCGAGGTGATTCGCGTGGCGGATAAACTGGGGGTCGACCGACCGGTGATCAGTCAGCCGCTGTACAACATCGTCAATCGCCAGGCCGAAACCGAGCAGATCACTGCCGCACACACCTATGGTCTGGGGGTGGTGCCTTACAGCCCGTTGGCGCGCGGGGTGCTCAGCGGCAAGTACGCGCCGGATGTGCAGCCCGACGCCAACAGCCGTGCCGGGCGTGCCGACAAACGCATTCTGGAAACCGAGTGGCGGGTGGAATCCCTGCGTATCGCCCAGCAGATCCAGGCGTACACCCAGAGCCGCGAGGTGGGGATCGTCGAGTTTGCGATTGCCTGGGTGTTGAACAACAGCGCGGTGACGTCGGCGATTGTCGGCCCGCGGACCGAGGAACAGTGGGACGCCTACACCAAGGCACAGGCGGTGAAGATCACGGCTGAGGATGAAGCCTTTATCGACTCGCTGGTGACGCCGGGGCATGCGTCGACGCCGGGGTTCAATGATGTGAGCCATTTTGTGTCCGGGCGCAAACTCTTGCCCCTGTAG